The sequence caccctctccttccccccccgcccatcCCATTCACCCCCCCCAACGTACCACGTAGAAGCCGGTGTGGTACCCACTCATGTACCAGGCCATCAGCATCGCGGCCAAGgcgctctcctcctcctcttcctcctgcagggcgtgcagcggggctgggggccacGGTGGGGGCATCACCTaccagcagcacccacagccccctTAGGGAGATACAGGGGGGGCACGGGGTGCCCCAAGGCTGGGGGGATGGCGGGCACTCAcctcagggggctggggggagcagggcacCCGCttgcccttcctcctcctcatgcTTGGGGGTGGCTCCCACGATGAGGGGGGACCCTCACCCCCCGGGGTGTCAGGGGACCCCCaggccccggggcggggggacaaGAGATCGGCCAGCGCCTGCTCCTCGGTGTTGCCGTAGCCGTCAAATTCCACCAAGCACGTGCCGGCGGCGGGGTCCAGCGCCCGCAGGTGGGCAGGGTACAACCGCCCGTCCCCTGCCCAGGTGGTGACGCAGGCGTCGCCCACCCTCCACTGCAGGGagatttggggggagggggtgtcagGTGCTGGGGTCACAGGGGGACAGCGTGGACCCCAAATCCCAGGGGGTTTGGGTACACGGCTTGCTCACCTGGtggccttcctcctcctcctcctcctcgctggGGATCACGCTCGAGGTGGGGGTCTCGGAGTCACCGTCCGACCCCTCGCCCGGGGGGTCCCGGGGGAGGGAGGTGCGGGGGCAGCGGAACGGGGCAGCCCCCGGCATCATCGCCTTCCCCGAGGACGAACCCCTCGTCCCGGGGTCGGGACCCTGCGGGCAGCAAAGGCGACGTCACGGAGCGGGACGGGGACACGGGCACCCGCGGAACATCCCGGTCCCATCCCGGACACCGGCTGGACCGGGGCGCCGAgacccgccgccccccccctcccctcccgccgccggtGCCGTCCCCCAGAGCCGGGTTCGTCCAGACCCTCCAGCCCCAGTTCGGTGGCCCACAGCCCCGGTGCCCACCCGCGGCCCCGGGGCACTCTCGGCCATGGCCCGGTGCGGGCGGCACCACCCCCGCGTCCACACGtggccccgcgccccgcccaCAGCTCCCCGCGCCCCGCCTACCTACCCGCGCGGTGCTCTCTGGGTAATGTAGTCCCCGCCCTCCCTGCGGAGGCGAGCGGGGCGCGCCGTGACTACACTTCCCAGAGAGCAGCGCGAATGGGGCAGCGAGCGGGAGGGCAGAGCGCCGCCGCTGCCTCTCCTGCCCCCTGCTGGTACGGAGGTGTGCATGGGTGCAACGAGTTGCGGCCTTTCTCGGCGGGGCGGGGACGGGAcactggcgggggggggagcgggggggggcggtACCGGCACCGTGGGTGGGCGGCGGGAGCGCCTGCAGCCGGGAGAGCCGCCCGGCGGGTGTGCAAGGccgcggggcagccccggcaggTGGCAGCCGCCGCCCGCCCCAGCCCCGGACctcggcccggcccccccccccgcccggtgCACGGAGGTCCCAGAGCGTGTCCCCGTTTCCCCCGGGTTTGAGCGCAccgacaccccccccgccgTTACAAGTGCCGGTGCACGGACCgacccccccgacccccccccgcTGCCGTCCCCGGTGCACGGACAGACACCCCCCCTTGCAGACCCCGGTGCACGGACCGACCCCCGGTGCCGCCCCCGGTCCACGGTCGGCCCCCCCGGTGCACTGACAGACCCCCGGTGCCGCCCCCGGTGCACGGACAGACGCCCCCCCCCTTGCAGACGCCGGTGCACGGACCGACCCCCGGTGCACGGACAGACCCCCCGGTCCATGGACGGACCCCCCGGTGCAcggacagccccccccccccgccttgcaGACCCCGGTGCACGGACAGACCCCCCGGTCCATGGACGAACCCCCGGTGCCATCCACGGTCGGACCCCCCCGGTGCACAGACCgacacccccgccccccccggtgCAGCCCCCGGTCCCCGCacggccccggggcgggggttCCCCCCCCTCACCCGCTCATCCCCACGTGGGACCCGCCGGCGGCGTCCAATCCCCGCAGCGCCCGCCCGTCCTTTTGTGCCGGATCAACCAATAAGTGAAGAGGGGGCGCCGCGTGACGCCCCGCCCCGTGGCGGGAGCCTATAAAAGGCGACGCCGGGCGCGCCGGGGGCTCAGAGCGATCGCGCTGCAGCTGCGGCTGGAAGGGATCGAGCACCGCGACAGCACCGCGACAGCACCGCGACAGCACCGCGACAGCACCGCTCTCGGGATTATCTCACTTGGGATTTGTCTTCTTCTCCCGCGGAACCCGCGGCCCCTGGGCTCCCGCCCCGGATTACAATTGCACCATGaccctggaggagctggtgccTTGCGATAGCAGCAAGTAAGTGCGGCGGCCCCGGGTcgagggggtgtgggggggggagatCGTTCTTGTCGTTGCTGTTGCTTACCGGTTCTCTtacgctccctccctcccgtaGGATGCAGGCGGTGAGCGAGGCGGTGGAGCGGGTGCTGGTGGCAGCGCAGCGGCAGGACCGGCTGACGGTGGGGGTCTACGAGTCCGCCAAGCTGATGAATGTGTGAGTATCCCGGGGGGGGGTCTGTCCGAGTAGGGTGGGTGTAAGGCAAGATGTCAGTGCCGGGGGAGTCCGGACAGCAGAGTTTgcatggggaaggggggggtgtTTGGCCAGGAGTGGAGTTAGCAaagagtttgggggggggggggctgcctggAGCAGCCGCAGTGCTGTGGGTGGGGGGTCTGTCCCCCGTTCCTTCCGTGCACGCAGGGAGGTGGCCCCGGTGACATGGGGTGTCAGTGTCCCACGGGTGTGACAGtaccggggtggggggggtttgCACCATCCAGAGCTGGTCCGGTCCCCCCCTAAACGCCCCATGTGCCCGCAGGGACCCCGACAGCGTGGTGCTGTGCTTGTTGGCCACCGATGAGGAGGACGAAGGTGACATCGCCCTGCAGATCCACTTCACCCTCATCCAGGCCTTCTGCTGCGACAACGACATCCACATACTGCGCGTTTCGGGCATGCAACGCCTGGCCGCCATCCTGGGCGAACCCGCGCCGGGCACCGAGCCCCGCGATCTCCACTGTCTCTTAGTCACGGTGAGTGGGACGGTGATGCACTGGCAAGCCCCGTGATTCACGCCGGGCATCGCGCCAAGGACGGGAAGGGGGACGCAAACACTCAGGGCCACGTGTTTGGGGCGACGGCGGCACTAACCTTGTGTTTTTGCTTCCCAGAACCCGCACACGGACGCCTGGAAGAGCCAAGGGTTGGCAGAGGTGGCCAGTTACTGCGCCGAGAGTCGCGACAAGAACCAGTGGGTGCCATACGTCTGTCTGCAGGAACGCTGAGCCGGTTCCGGCTGATGCCCGGCTCTGTAtctgaaggaggaggggaaaaaaaaaaaaactaaaacaacagaaagaaggagaaatggccagttaaaaaacacaaacccaaacacccaccgattttatttttctttttaaccggagaggagaaaggagcagcCCGGCCGCACCGGTGGGCATGGGAAGGAGGCGAGCCGCGGCCGTGCCGTGCCGGCAGCCCGGTGGGACGCTGGCCGGAGCGCACCGGAGCCGTGCCGAGGAGTTGTGCTTGGCCTCGGGGACCGTGGGACCGAGGAGCCCCAGGACGGGCGCTGCAGGGCGGAGATGgagactgttttgttttctttttggcatCTGTGACTCGGCGGAGGCGAGGTCTGCAGAGGGACGGATTTTTGCAAATGAACTGCTTTTGCCGAGGGATAAATTATCTGCAGCGATGGACCTGCGCTGCCAGTGTCGGTTTTTGCACTCAAGCCACTTGGAGACCCTGATCTGAATCTATTCCAGAGTCTATTCTTATACCGATTTAcgaaaataataattatttgcAATAAAATGTCTGAAGTCACGGGTGtctgccttcctctgctctgcCGGAGCCGTTCCCACGGGGAGCGGGATCAGCGGCTCCCGGGCTGGTTTCGGGGAGGGACCCCCCCGGGCTGTGCTTGGCACCGGCCCCGCTcccagcttccccccggggttctgcggggggggggggccctcagggcagggctggggcattTCCTACCCATGCACAGCCCCCTCACCCCCTTTCTCCAAAAAAGGGTCattccacaaaaaaaccacccgCGGTCGGGACCCCATGCATGGCCCTGATGTCcgagggaaactgaggcacagcctGGGGGCTGACCTGGCGTTTTGGGACCAACCCCCTGCCAAACCGCAGCTCCCtccggcccccccccggccgtGGGAACCAGGACTGCCCGTGGGCTGAGCCCCGCTGGGGCCCAGACCCCCTCAAGCCCCCCCAGGAGCCAGGACTCACACAGTGCTCGGCGCTGCAGATacccatggggctggggggctgctctgactggcctcttcctcctgcagccccggggggggtgtgtgtgaccCCACCTGCACAGATAAACCATCTCCacacctgcctgccccacaAACTGTGGGCACCTGTGCTCTTaaaggacaccccccccccagagaTGGGTGCCCAGACTCCTGGGTTCTTCTGCCACATACAGCCCCCACCCCCGCCAAGTGGGTGCCTGGAtttggggacagggagagagggaTGAtgaaggggaaactgaggcagcgAACTGCGGGTGCAGCGGCTGCCCTCCCTGTGCCACCGTCCCGGCATGGTGGGGTGCGGCGTCCCCCCTCTGTGGGCAGTGGCGACCCCC comes from Haliaeetus albicilla chromosome 8, bHalAlb1.1, whole genome shotgun sequence and encodes:
- the LOC138686591 gene encoding survival motor neuron protein 1-like isoform X3; this translates as MDRGGPDPGTRGSSSGKAMMPGAAPFRCPRTSLPRDPPGEGSDGDSETPTSSVIPSEEEEEEEGHQWRVGDACVTTWAGDGRLYPAHLRALDPAAGTCLVEFDGYGNTEEQALADLLSPRPGAWGSPDTPGGEGPPSSWEPPPSMRRRKGKRVPCSPQPPEVMPPPWPPAPLHALQEEEEEESALAAMLMAWYMSGYHTGFYVGLQEGRAEAAKPPLRPGRRQKPPRS
- the LOC138686591 gene encoding survival motor neuron protein 1-like isoform X2 encodes the protein MAPGGPDPGTRGSSSGKAMMPGAAPFRCPRTSLPRDPPGEGSDGDSETPTSSVIPSEEEEEEEGHQWRVGDACVTTWAGDGRLYPAHLRALDPAAGTCLVEFDGYGNTEEQALADLLSPRPGAWGSPDTPGGEGPPSSWEPPPSMRRRKGKRVPCSPQPPEVMPPPWPPAPLHALQEEEEEESALAAMLMAWYMSGYHTGFYVGLQEGRAEAAKPPLRPGRRQKPPRS
- the LOC138686591 gene encoding survival motor neuron protein 1-like isoform X1; this translates as MAESAPGPRGPDPGTRGSSSGKAMMPGAAPFRCPRTSLPRDPPGEGSDGDSETPTSSVIPSEEEEEEEGHQWRVGDACVTTWAGDGRLYPAHLRALDPAAGTCLVEFDGYGNTEEQALADLLSPRPGAWGSPDTPGGEGPPSSWEPPPSMRRRKGKRVPCSPQPPEVMPPPWPPAPLHALQEEEEEESALAAMLMAWYMSGYHTGFYVGLQEGRAEAAKPPLRPGRRQKPPRS
- the LOC138686591 gene encoding survival motor neuron protein 1-like isoform X4, whose translation is MAESAPGPRGPDPGTRGSSSGKAMMPGAAPFRCPRTSLPRDPPGEGSDGDSETPTSSVIPSEEEEEEEGHQWRVGDACVTTWAGDGRLYPAHLRALDPAAGTCLVEFDGYGNTEEQALADLLSPRPGAWGSPDTPGGEGPPSSWEPPPSMRRRKGKRVPCSPQPPEEEEEEESALAAMLMAWYMSGYHTGFYVGLQEGRAEAAKPPLRPGRRQKPPRS
- the GADD45B gene encoding growth arrest and DNA damage-inducible protein GADD45 beta; its protein translation is MTLEELVPCDSSKMQAVSEAVERVLVAAQRQDRLTVGVYESAKLMNVDPDSVVLCLLATDEEDEGDIALQIHFTLIQAFCCDNDIHILRVSGMQRLAAILGEPAPGTEPRDLHCLLVTNPHTDAWKSQGLAEVASYCAESRDKNQWVPYVCLQER